The Thermasporomyces composti region ATCGTCACCGGCGACGCCGAGGCTCTGGGTCTGTCGTTCTGGTTCACGCGAGCGGCGAACACCTGAGCGGTGTCACTGACCGACCGTGCCGGCCGGGACGAGCCGCACCGGCCACCCGGCCGGCACGGTCGGAGCCGGCCGCGTACACGACGAGGGCTCTAGCCGCTCCCCAAACGGCGCGGCTAGAGCCCTCGTGGCGTCAGTCGAGGCCTTCGTCGGTGGTGCGGTCACGCCCTTCGGTTTCGCCGGGACACCACGCCGGCGGGCTGGGCCCGGCGAGCTAGGCCGGTGAGCTGGATGGCCTAGATGGCGGAGTCGTCGTCGTCCTCGAGCAGAGCGTTGAGGCGGGGCGTCGCCGCGCCGCTGCTCACGCGGTCGCCACGGTCCACCCGCTCGCCACTGCCGCCGATCGCCGACGGCTGCTTGTGGGCGTTGACGGGCCGCGGGCCGTTGGACGACTCCACGTTCGGCGCGGGAATGCTGTTCTCGACGCTGCCCTGGCTGGCGAGCAGCCGCAGCTGGCTCTCGAAGTAGGCCTTGAGGCGGCTGCGGTACTGCCGCTCGTAGGCGCGCAGCTCGTCGACCTCGCGCTGCAGACGAGCCTTCTCCTTGTCGAGCTGGCCGAACAGCTGGTTGCGCTTCTCCGCGGTCTCTCGCTCCAGCTGCTCCGCCTTCGCCCGGGCCTCGGACTCCAGCCGGCTGGCCAGACCACGAGCCTCGTTCTCCATCCGCTCCGCGCGGGCGCGAGCCTCGGCGAGGATGCGGTTGGCCTGCTCCTTGCTCTCGGCCACGAGCTGGTCGGCGTTCTGGGTGGCGATCTCGAGAAGACGAGCGGCCGCGCTCGACGCCTCCGCCACGCTGGAGGGCCCCGCACCCTGGGCCTGCCTCACCATGGCGTCGTCGCCCATAGGCTGCTTGTAGACCCCCTCGCCGCGCTGCGCAGCCGCAAGCTTCTGCCGGAGGTCCTCGTTCTCGTGGTGGAGCCGCTCCAGTTCAGACTCGACCTCGTCGAGGAACTGGTCGACCTCCCCCATGTCGTAGCCCTCCCGCAAGCGGACGGGCGTGAAGCGCTTGTTGCGCACGTCCTCGGGTGTCAGCGGCATGACCTCACCTCAGGCTCGCAGGCTTCGACAACTGGCTGGGAGCAACGGTACCCGGTTTTGGGTGACAAACACCCGGGTGGGCTCCACATGCCGGTGACTTGCCACTCTATGCCATAAAGCTCAAGACGAGCATCTGCAGGACATAGATGATCACGATAAGTAGCAAAAAGGACAGATCGAGCGCGAAGCCGCCGAAGCGTAACGGCGGCACCACGCGGCGCAACGCTTTCAACGGCGGGTCGGTGGCGGTGTAGACCCCCTCCAATACCACGAGCAGGATCCCACTCGGCACCCACGACCGGGCGAAGACCTGAACCCAGTCCACGACCAGCCGGATGAACAGCAGCACGAGGTAGATCCACAGCGCGACGTAGATCAACTCGCCGATGACCTGCACATCCGCTCCTCAGGGTGGGCTGACCTTGGGTTTCGACCCTATCCCCGAGCGGTGCGGCACGCCGCTAGCCGGCCGAGGACCGGGGCCGGAGTGGTGCGCTGTGTGGTGCTCCGCGCCGGTCAGCTCTGGTTGAAAAAGCCCGCTTCAGCCATGCGTTCCTTGTCCTCGGCCCGCACGTTTACGTTGGCGGGCGAGAGCAGGAAAACCTTGGCTGTCACGCGCTCGATGCTGCCACGCAGGCCGAAGATCAGCCCTGCGGCGAAGTCAACCAGGCGCTTGGCGTCCGCGTCGTCCATTCCGGTGAGGTTCATGATCACCGGAGTGCCTTCGCGGAAGTGCTCCCCGATAAGCCGCGCGTCGTTATACGTGCGCGGGTGCAGGGTGGTGATGCGCGACGGCGGCGCCTCCGGCGCCACCCGGACCCGACGACGCTCGGGGAAGGGTGCGACGTTGCCCACCCTCTCCTCGTGCACGGACGGTGGTTCGCCCGACCGCGGCTCACGCTCGTCGGCGTCGTAGTCGCCTTCGTAGGCAGGGTCATACTCGTCGTCGTAGCGGCCCTGGTCTTCGACGAGACCGAGGTAGACCGCGACCTTGCGCAGGGCGCCCGCCATTGACCTCTCGCCTTCTTGGTTGAACTGCGACTGTCGAACCCGTCAAGGCTCCGTCCGCGATGACGCTACCTGTTCCTCGGCCGAGCACCTAGTAACCCACGCCCTATCCGCACGTGTGTCGCGCCGTGGCCGATCGCGGCCTCCAGATCGCCGCTCATCCCAGCCGAGATCCAGGTGGCCTCGGGGTGGCGAGACCGGACCGCCTGGGCGACCTCGGCGAGCCGCGCGAACGCGGACTCGGGGTCGACGCCGAGCGGTGCCACCGCCATGACGCCCGCGCAGAGCAGCCCGGGTGCCGCCGCGATCGCGTCCGCGAGCTCCACCGCGGCCGATGGGTCGGCGCCGCCTCGGCCTGGCTCGTCATCCAGGCGTACCTGGACCAGGCACCGGAGAGGGTCCGACCGGACTGATGCGACGGCCCGTTCCAGGGCGTGAACGAGCCGCACCCGGTCGACGGAGTGAACGACCGAGGCGTAGCGCGCCACGGAGCGGGCCTTGTTCGTCTGGAGCTGGCCCACGAAGTGCCAGGTGAGACCGAGGTCAGCGCATGCCGCTGCCTTCTCGCGCGCCTCCTGGTCACGGTTCTCGCCGATCTCGCGGACGCCAAGCTCGGCGAGGAGCCGGATGTCAGAGACGGGGAACGTCTTCGTCACCGCGACGAGGGTCACCTCGTCCGGGTGCCGGCCGGCACGCTCGCAGGCACGCGCGATCCTCGCTCGAACCGCAGCGAGGTTGGCGGCGAGCTCCGCGCGGCGTTCCGGCCGGTTAGCGTCGAGGTAGACCCGTGGCGACCCCGGCGTCACTTCAGGAAGTCGGGGATGTCCAGGTCGTCGCCCTCGTCAGGGGCCGGGCGCAGCGGTGGTCGACTGGACGAGAGCGGCCGGCTGACCGAACCCTCACCGCGCTGGCTTGACTCGGCGTGGGTGTCGGAGCGCGCGTACGGGCTGTTGCCCAGCAGCCGCTGACGCAGCTCCTGGGTCTGCGCAGCGAGGTCACTGGTCGGTCGCCCGACGTCGCCACCGGCTGCCGCGGCTGCCGTCCGCACCTCCGCCTCGCTCGCTTGCTCCGCCGCCGTGGGCGCCTCGGCCGGCTTGGTCGCCGCTTGGGCCTCGTGCTGGTCTGCGGCCGGCCCGGACGGCTGCTGCACCGAGTGCGCCGGCGCGTCAGGGGCGTGGCTGGTCTCAGCCGACTGACCAGCGCCGTTCGACGTGCGCGAGGTCGAGGATGCGGGCCAGCCGAGCTCCCCCGGACGCCGGAAACCGTAGACCTGGCCGCCCTGCGTCGGCAGCGAGCTCACTCCCGACCTGGACGCGGGCCGACCCGGTAGCCGTTCCTGTTGCTGCTCCTGACGACGTCGAGGCATCCCGCCATCGAAGCCCGCCGCGATGACCGTCACGCGGACCTCGTCTCCGAGACCGTCGTCGATGACCGCGCCGAAGATGATGTTGGAGTCCGGGTGCGCGGCCTGCGAGACCAGCTGGGCCGCCTCGTTGATCTCGAACAGACCGAGGTCTGAACCCCCAGCGATCGACAACAGGACACCATGGGCTCCGTCGATCGACGCCTCCAGCAGAGGGCTGGAGATCGCCATCTCGGCCGCTGCCACCGAGCGGTTCTCGCCCCGGGCTGACCCGATCCCCATGAGCGCCGAACCGGCGTTCGACATCACGCTCTTGACGTCGGCGAAGTCGAGGTTGATCAGACCGGGCGTGGTGATCAGGTCAGTGATCCCGGACACGCCCTGGAGCAGGACCTGGTCGGCCTGCTTGAACGCGTCGAGCACACTCACCTGACGGTCGCTGATCGACAGCAACCGGTCGTTGGGGATGACGATGAGGGTGTCGACCTCCTCGCGCAGGCGGTTGATGCCCTCCTCAGCCTGCGTCGCCCGCTTCCGCCCCTCGAAGGAGAACGGGCGTGTCACGACACCAATGGTCAAGGCGCCCAGCGACCGCGCGATGCGCGCGACCACCGGCGCGCCACCGGTGCCCGTCCCACCGCCTTCCCCAGCGGTGACGAAGACCATGTCGGCGCCCTTGAGGACCTCCTCGATGTCTTCGGCGTGGTCCTCGGCCGCCTTGTGGCCGACCTCCGGGTTGGCCCCCGCTCCGAGCCCGCGCGTGAGCTCCCGGCCGATGTCGAGCTTGACGTCGGCATCGCTCATCAGGAGCGCCTGCGCGTCTGTGTTGATCGCGATGAACTCAACGCCTTTGAGGCCGACCTCGATCATCCGGTTGACCGCGTTGACACCTCCGCCGCCGATACCGACGACCTTGATGACCGCGAGGTAGTTCTGCGGTGCCGCCACGACGCTCGCCTCTCAGTAGGAAATCCGCTCGACCCGGTCGTCCATAAACTCTCACCCTCAAGTAAAGGGTTATAGTTATGTCAACCTCGGCTGCCAGAACGGTACGGAAGCCGTGTCAGGCGAAGCAACACAACACGCCGTCCAGGGCTGGCGAAGCCGTGTCTTCGGCGTGTCCTGTTCCCGTCGCCGCCTCACGCCCGTGTCGCCGGGAACCTCGGCGCGCTCACGTCGTAGACCTTGGCTGGCAGGTGGCGCAACAGGACCTGGAGAACCTGAGCCTTCGCGGCTCCCTCCTCAGCGCTCCCCCATTTCACCACCACGCCGTCGGTGAGTCGTATCACCACCGACTCGACCGACTCCACCCGGACGACCTGCACCCGCGGGCGAAGGCTTCGGGGCAGGTCCGCCACCACCCGTGC contains the following coding sequences:
- a CDS encoding DivIVA domain-containing protein; translation: MPLTPEDVRNKRFTPVRLREGYDMGEVDQFLDEVESELERLHHENEDLRQKLAAAQRGEGVYKQPMGDDAMVRQAQGAGPSSVAEASSAAARLLEIATQNADQLVAESKEQANRILAEARARAERMENEARGLASRLESEARAKAEQLERETAEKRNQLFGQLDKEKARLQREVDELRAYERQYRSRLKAYFESQLRLLASQGSVENSIPAPNVESSNGPRPVNAHKQPSAIGGSGERVDRGDRVSSGAATPRLNALLEDDDDSAI
- a CDS encoding YggT family protein: MQVIGELIYVALWIYLVLLFIRLVVDWVQVFARSWVPSGILLVVLEGVYTATDPPLKALRRVVPPLRFGGFALDLSFLLLIVIIYVLQMLVLSFMA
- a CDS encoding cell division protein SepF, with translation MAGALRKVAVYLGLVEDQGRYDDEYDPAYEGDYDADEREPRSGEPPSVHEERVGNVAPFPERRRVRVAPEAPPSRITTLHPRTYNDARLIGEHFREGTPVIMNLTGMDDADAKRLVDFAAGLIFGLRGSIERVTAKVFLLSPANVNVRAEDKERMAEAGFFNQS
- a CDS encoding YggS family pyridoxal phosphate-dependent enzyme, with protein sequence MTPGSPRVYLDANRPERRAELAANLAAVRARIARACERAGRHPDEVTLVAVTKTFPVSDIRLLAELGVREIGENRDQEAREKAAACADLGLTWHFVGQLQTNKARSVARYASVVHSVDRVRLVHALERAVASVRSDPLRCLVQVRLDDEPGRGGADPSAAVELADAIAAAPGLLCAGVMAVAPLGVDPESAFARLAEVAQAVRSRHPEATWISAGMSGDLEAAIGHGATHVRIGRGLLGARPRNR
- the ftsZ gene encoding cell division protein FtsZ; its protein translation is MAAPQNYLAVIKVVGIGGGGVNAVNRMIEVGLKGVEFIAINTDAQALLMSDADVKLDIGRELTRGLGAGANPEVGHKAAEDHAEDIEEVLKGADMVFVTAGEGGGTGTGGAPVVARIARSLGALTIGVVTRPFSFEGRKRATQAEEGINRLREEVDTLIVIPNDRLLSISDRQVSVLDAFKQADQVLLQGVSGITDLITTPGLINLDFADVKSVMSNAGSALMGIGSARGENRSVAAAEMAISSPLLEASIDGAHGVLLSIAGGSDLGLFEINEAAQLVSQAAHPDSNIIFGAVIDDGLGDEVRVTVIAAGFDGGMPRRRQEQQQERLPGRPASRSGVSSLPTQGGQVYGFRRPGELGWPASSTSRTSNGAGQSAETSHAPDAPAHSVQQPSGPAADQHEAQAATKPAEAPTAAEQASEAEVRTAAAAAGGDVGRPTSDLAAQTQELRQRLLGNSPYARSDTHAESSQRGEGSVSRPLSSSRPPLRPAPDEGDDLDIPDFLK